One region of Thunnus albacares chromosome 20, fThuAlb1.1, whole genome shotgun sequence genomic DNA includes:
- the patl2 gene encoding protein PAT1 homolog 2 isoform X1 has protein sequence MSDSEQQQEAEKVSQPQWPENGEDWSDGEDGTNMDCGLLQAMAEEDEEINVYNEETFGMDLDAHGTTEDPSSGLLQFGEPPPPPPTPQPPPDLKPPSPHSSPSPPRHRTQYLPRPRRGRGQRGGLGRGQMFEDPAVMRIVEGRPSLKSLDSAIVDCGNAMYQKTFEDDWMVPSYRKTRKISGSILQDSAVVCVIDGHRGRGQHLTSNFLDLPYPVSSFRGRRGEPRGPYFRRQFGQRGPAQVHAPMIPGSPIFSRQPLTPRQHYNQTGGFMYPTSRPCPSTPRSLTPKMMQLRFGANSPRPSPFYSPSSNPVQHFRYPGPVTQLHPQHKRLLSQKQRIFQRKPEGWDPYFNLMTSKEKEWITRLQMIQLQSENPYLEDYYYQEYYRRIEAKMAEEELGIRSKREPPKLTTPYITKTDHQYTPVVHIEGSLGQVAVSTCYSPRHAIGAVHAVQAQGPLEEQKDTRQQRLEVLSKIEKLFMVLLEVEETERMKTTVLSEAEERRLMEKTQRKVEHIYSQLQHHDPLDSGGEFLPFLLVSKGKKLLARLLPFLKHDSAIMILRIVTSNLPTLMSRDADEALPVLYPSLLNVIGGLTFSQLIGVLRDLTSSESLTTYESLTLACQNKFGLSLLYALLSQGEKLLSSGVPLEPSIGDFETWTDTIFQVAGQLSQCSLVEPLVMPSNLLTLFCRYLDKRTVHQLKSNMESATGFLALPS, from the exons ATGAGTGATTCAGAACAGCAACAA GAGGCAGAGAAAGTGTCTCAGCCTCAGTGGCCTGAGAATGGAGAGGATTGGAGTGATGGAGAGGATGGGACAAACATGGACTGTGGGCTCCTGCAGGCCATGgctgaggaggatgaggagatcAACGTCTACAATGAGGAGACGTTTGGGATGG ATCTAGATGCACATGGGACCACAGAGGATCCCAGCAGCGGTCTCCTCCAGTTTGGAGAGCCACCGCCTCCTCCACCAacaccacaaccaccaccagACCTTAAACCCCCATCCCCTCACagctccccctcccctcccagaCACCGCACACAGTATCTGCCCCGGCCTCGCAGAGGGAGGGGGCAGAGGGGAGGGCTGGGCAGGGGCCAGATGTTTGAAGACCCAGCTGTGATGAGGATAGTAGAGGGGCGACCAAGCCTCAAG AGTCTCGACAGTGCCATAGTGGACTGTGGGAACGCCATGTACCAGAAAACCTTTGAAGATGAT TGGATGGTACCATCTTATAGAAAGACCAGAAAAATCTCAGGATCTATACTTCAG GACAGTGCTGTAGTGTGTGTGATTGATGGTCACAGAGGCAGAGGTCAGCACTTGACCTCCAACTTCCTGGATTTGCCATATCCTGTCTCTTCCTTCAGGGGCAGGAGAGGGGAACCCAGAGGGCCCTACTTCAGAAGACAGTTTGGCCAAAGAGGCCCCGCTCAG GTACATGCACCCATGATACCAGGATCACCCATCTTCTCACGTCAACCGTTAACCCCACGGCAGCATTACAATCAG ACAGGGGGCTTTATGTATCCTACGAGCCGGCCTTGCCCCTCCACTCCTCGGTCTCTGACTCCTAAGATGATGCAACTTCGCTTCGGTGCCAACTCACCAAGGCCGTCCCCCTTTTACAGCCCCTCATCTAATCCAGTGCAGCATTTCAG GTACCCGGGTCCAGTCACCCAGCTCCACCCACAACATAAACGACTACTTAGTCAAAAACAGCGAATATTCCAAAG AAAACCAGAGGGCTGGGATCCTTACTTTAATCTGATGACATCCAAAGAGAAGGAGTGGATCACCCGGCTGCAGATGATTCAGCTGCAAAGTGAGAATCCATACCTGGAGGACTACTATTACCAG GAGTACTATCGACGAATAGAAGCTAAGATGGCAGAGGAAGAGCTGGGCATCAGGAGCAAGAGGGAGCCACCCAAACTCACTACACCTTACATCACGAAAACTGACCACCAGTACACACCAG tggTGCACATTGAAGGCTCTTTGGGTCAAGTTGCTGTGTCCACGTGTTACTCTCCTCGACATGCCATCGGTGCTGTTCATGCCGTCCAAGCTCAGGGTCCACTCGAG GAACAAAAAGACACCAGACAACAGCGGTTAGAGGTCCTCAGCAAAATAGAAAAG CTGTTCATGGTTTTGTTGGAGGTCGAGGAGACGGAGAGGATGAAAACCACAGTCCTGTCTGAAGCAGAAGAAAGAAGGTTGATGGAGAAGACCCAGAGGAAGGTGGAGCACATCTACTCCCAGCTGCAACACCACGATCCCCt AGATTCAGGAGGAGAGTTTCTTCCTTTCCTACTGGTCTCAAAAGGCAAAAAGCTTCTTGCCCGTCTGCTTCCGTTTCTGAAACATGATTCTGCAATAATGATCCTGAGGATTGTGACCTCTAACCTACCTACGCTGATGAGCAGAGATGCAGATGAG GCTCTTCCAGTGCTCTACCCATCTCTCCTGAATGTGATTGGAGGCCTGACATTCAGTCAGCTAATCGGGGTCCTCAGAGATCTGACATCATCTGAGTCTCTAACGACATATGAGTCCCTCACGCTGGCGTGTCAGAACAAG ttcGGACTGTCCTTACTGTATGCTCTCCTGTCTCAAGGAGAGAAGTTGCTGTCCTCTGGT